In a single window of the Candidatus Zixiibacteriota bacterium genome:
- a CDS encoding Na/Pi symporter: MTTTVDSGRPYSSQFKPGDSVALKLAVMAGLLYLFILSITLLGSTFKLFGKGFAETIFQSTSNPVLGLMIGMLATAIVQSSSTTTSLIVRLAASGPNVLPLASAIPMVMGANIGTSVTNIIVSLGHISRRDEFQRAFTGSMLHDFFNVCAVAILLPLESYFHMIEKSARVLQIQFSDFGGLKFTSFLGAITKPVAEWIIQLTGDNPYVAVVLALIMMFVALRYIVKVMKTLVLARVEKFFQRYIFRTPVLSFLLGMAITVLVQSSSITTSIVVPLLGAGVLNAVQIYPYLLGANVGTTITAFLASFVTGSVDAVAVAFAHLMFNVFGIAIFWPLKRVPIFLAETLGKLTTRSKLVPIAYIVVVFFVIPGIVIYLME, from the coding sequence ATGACCACCACCGTCGACTCCGGCCGACCCTATAGTTCGCAATTTAAGCCAGGGGATTCTGTTGCCCTGAAACTGGCGGTCATGGCCGGGTTGCTCTACCTGTTCATCCTCTCGATCACACTATTGGGGTCCACCTTCAAGCTGTTCGGCAAAGGTTTCGCCGAGACGATCTTTCAATCGACTTCGAACCCGGTGCTCGGTCTGATGATCGGAATGTTGGCGACGGCTATCGTGCAGTCATCGTCTACTACGACCTCACTCATCGTGCGCCTGGCTGCATCTGGTCCCAATGTATTACCTCTGGCCAGTGCAATTCCAATGGTCATGGGCGCTAATATCGGCACATCGGTCACCAACATCATTGTCTCCCTGGGTCATATTTCGCGGCGTGATGAGTTCCAACGTGCTTTCACCGGTTCGATGTTACACGACTTCTTCAACGTCTGCGCTGTGGCTATCTTGTTGCCGCTCGAATCGTACTTTCACATGATTGAGAAGTCGGCGCGTGTCCTGCAGATTCAGTTTTCCGATTTCGGAGGACTCAAGTTCACCTCTTTTTTGGGTGCGATCACCAAGCCGGTAGCAGAGTGGATTATTCAGCTGACCGGGGACAATCCATACGTCGCAGTTGTCCTGGCTTTGATAATGATGTTTGTGGCGCTGCGTTATATTGTGAAAGTGATGAAGACATTAGTCCTGGCGCGGGTTGAGAAATTCTTCCAAAGATATATTTTCCGCACGCCGGTCTTGAGTTTCCTGCTCGGTATGGCCATCACCGTTCTTGTCCAGTCATCATCGATTACCACTTCGATTGTGGTGCCGTTGTTAGGCGCGGGCGTGTTGAACGCCGTCCAGATATACCCCTACCTGTTGGGCGCCAACGTGGGGACCACAATCACGGCCTTCCTGGCCTCGTTTGTCACCGGATCGGTCGATGCCGTGGCAGTGGCTTTTGCTCATCTTATGTTCAACGTGTTCGGCATTGCGATTTTCTGGCCTCTCAAGCGCGTGCCGATCTTCCTGGCCGAAACGCTGGGTAAGCTCACGACCAGGTCCAAACTGGTTCCGATTGCGTATATAGTTGTAGTGTTCTTTGTGATTCCCGGAATCGTTATATATTTGATGGAGTAG
- the nuoK gene encoding NADH-quinone oxidoreductase subunit NuoK codes for MFYYLALAAVLFAIGLFGVLTRRNVIGILMSLELMFNAANINFVAFNKFVATDALVGQMFALFIVVVAAAEAVVGLAIVLLIYRNWRGIGMDNLNVMKW; via the coding sequence ATGTTTTACTATCTGGCATTGGCGGCGGTTCTTTTCGCCATCGGATTGTTCGGCGTTCTGACACGCAGAAACGTTATCGGCATTTTGATGTCGCTCGAGCTGATGTTCAACGCCGCCAACATCAATTTTGTCGCTTTTAACAAGTTTGTTGCAACGGATGCGCTGGTCGGGCAGATGTTCGCATTGTTCATCGTTGTCGTCGCGGCGGCTGAAGCCGTAGTCGGTCTGGCTATCGTGCTTCTGATCTATCGCAACTGGCGTGGAATTGGTATGGACAACCTTAATGTGATGAAGTGGTAG
- a CDS encoding NADH-quinone oxidoreductase subunit N, whose translation MEFELPDYSLRLMLPEIFLFLWSLVVILFDLITGRKKGDAVGYLTLAGLLICGGLLSVTGYGRGFGRMFFNEPMALFFKVIFLGAAFMAVGSSFSITRQRIVNHRGEYFGLILMSTVGMMFLASSQELLSLWIGLELTTIPLFILAAFYKDDKLSVEAGIKYFVFGAFSSALLLYGLSFLYGMSATTEIVPMKMNLAAMFIAHGSIGVVPMVALIIIIAGLGFKLALPPFHQWAPDVYEGSPTPIAAFLSVGSKAAGLVAFSKIFVNGLWAFWGREMAPNDWGYLVGILACAAMIYGNVVAIRQTNIKRMLAYSSIAQAGYMMIGMVAVNEWGLEAVSFYMFAYMFANMGAFAIVAVVEDRTGSCQLGTYRGLSQSSPGIAAAMAVFMLSLAGIPPLAGFLAKYKVFAAAVSLASHNELHSWLYWVAGVGLITAVFSLYYYANVIKQMYFSNAASPYSLKPDAPAVAVIAIGLIGVVLFGIYAEPILQFVSDIPSAAGVIPR comes from the coding sequence ATGGAATTCGAGCTACCCGATTACAGTCTGCGTCTGATGCTGCCGGAGATATTTCTGTTTCTCTGGTCCCTGGTAGTCATCCTCTTCGACCTGATCACAGGACGAAAAAAAGGTGATGCCGTCGGCTATCTGACACTGGCCGGACTCCTAATCTGCGGCGGCCTGCTGTCGGTCACCGGCTACGGCCGTGGCTTTGGGAGGATGTTCTTCAATGAACCGATGGCTCTCTTTTTCAAAGTCATTTTTCTGGGCGCCGCCTTTATGGCCGTCGGCAGTTCGTTTAGCATCACCCGACAACGAATCGTAAACCACAGAGGCGAGTACTTCGGGTTGATTCTGATGTCGACGGTTGGGATGATGTTCCTTGCTTCGTCGCAGGAATTGTTGTCGCTGTGGATCGGATTGGAACTTACGACCATTCCGTTGTTTATCCTGGCCGCCTTTTACAAGGACGACAAGCTATCCGTTGAGGCCGGTATCAAGTACTTTGTCTTTGGCGCTTTTTCGTCGGCCTTGTTGCTCTATGGTCTTTCGTTCCTCTACGGTATGTCGGCCACGACTGAAATCGTGCCGATGAAGATGAACCTGGCGGCCATGTTCATCGCGCATGGATCTATCGGGGTGGTTCCGATGGTGGCCTTGATCATCATCATCGCCGGACTGGGTTTCAAGTTGGCCTTGCCGCCGTTCCATCAATGGGCGCCGGATGTATATGAAGGCTCCCCGACCCCGATTGCCGCTTTCTTATCGGTCGGCTCAAAAGCGGCGGGTTTGGTTGCGTTTTCGAAAATCTTCGTCAACGGTCTCTGGGCCTTTTGGGGACGTGAGATGGCCCCCAACGATTGGGGCTACCTGGTCGGAATTCTGGCCTGTGCCGCCATGATCTACGGCAACGTGGTGGCTATCAGGCAGACCAACATCAAACGCATGTTGGCGTACTCGTCAATTGCCCAGGCCGGCTATATGATGATCGGTATGGTCGCCGTCAACGAATGGGGCCTCGAAGCCGTCAGCTTCTATATGTTTGCCTACATGTTTGCCAACATGGGTGCCTTTGCCATCGTGGCCGTGGTCGAAGACCGGACGGGATCGTGCCAGTTGGGAACCTACCGTGGTTTGTCACAGTCTTCGCCGGGAATTGCGGCGGCCATGGCCGTGTTTATGTTGTCGCTGGCCGGCATCCCGCCGCTGGCCGGTTTCTTGGCCAAGTACAAGGTGTTTGCAGCTGCTGTGTCTTTAGCTTCGCACAACGAACTTCACTCCTGGTTGTACTGGGTGGCCGGTGTCGGTTTGATTACGGCTGTGTTTTCGTTGTACTACTATGCCAATGTTATCAAGCAGATGTATTTCTCAAACGCCGCCTCCCCTTATAGCCTCAAGCCTGATGCACCGGCCGTGGCAGTCATAGCCATTGGATTGATTGGTGTTGTACTTTTCGGTATCTATGCTGAGCCGATTCTTCAATTTGTCTCCGATATCCCATCGGCCGCGGGCGTGATCCCCAGGTAG
- the nuoL gene encoding NADH-quinone oxidoreductase subunit L → MTEHSYLIALLPLLSFVLIVFFLRWNEKLSAGVSIAAILSSWAMSVMVLIEQLSAHGQAYEMFYKFVEFTRFAPEIGILIDPLAAVMLVVVTTVGACVQIYSIGYMHGDPRFSRFFSYLSLFLFSMLGLVLANNFFMIFIFWELVGLTSYLLIGFWFEKASAANACKKAFLTTRVGDLGFLVGLFLLAVYAGTFNYGEVFDSVAAGMIPTGILTAAAIFIFCGAVGKSAQFPLHVWLPDAMEGPTPVSALIHAATMVAAGVYLVARSMSVFVGSAEASMVVAVIGLVTSFMAGSIALVQNDIKRVLAYSTCSQLGYMIMALGLYGYDTAVGEHSPGFYAGTFHLMTHAFFKGLLFLGAGSVIHAVHTNDIQKMGGLLGKLKITGPTFIIASLSIAGIFPLSGFWSKDEIVAASSHHPIFFVFTLLIAFMTAFYMFRLCFLTFYGEPRDKERFDNAHESPKVMTYPLVFLAFLSIFAGWVGIPWIKHGFASFVSHGEGYHPHANYLLMVVSTIVAASGIGLAYLVYYKKSISADSLAERFKPLHTLLYNKYYFDELYELILLRPTMAFGRLMWRFDAGIIDGLVNGAARFTIVWSDIKMWFDKWIVDGAVNGSGWIVRQGADILRFFQTGHVQFYTFFAMLLIVLLAFVKLEMGSPDREGGLPLLSILLTVGIIFLAALSRSIGQQASAAETKEKEPA, encoded by the coding sequence ATGACTGAACATTCATACCTGATCGCGCTGCTTCCCTTGTTGTCCTTCGTTCTGATCGTCTTCTTCTTGCGATGGAATGAGAAACTCTCGGCAGGTGTTTCAATTGCCGCGATTCTCTCGTCCTGGGCCATGTCGGTTATGGTCCTTATCGAGCAACTGTCGGCGCACGGCCAAGCCTACGAAATGTTTTACAAGTTTGTCGAGTTCACCCGTTTCGCACCGGAGATAGGTATCCTCATCGACCCGCTGGCGGCCGTGATGTTGGTGGTTGTAACCACCGTTGGCGCTTGTGTGCAGATTTACTCCATCGGATACATGCATGGCGACCCCAGGTTCAGCCGGTTCTTCTCGTACTTGTCACTCTTTTTGTTCTCGATGTTGGGACTGGTTCTGGCCAACAACTTTTTCATGATCTTCATCTTCTGGGAGTTGGTCGGCTTGACAAGTTATTTGCTGATCGGCTTTTGGTTTGAGAAAGCATCAGCGGCCAACGCCTGCAAAAAAGCGTTTCTTACAACTCGGGTGGGCGATCTCGGCTTTTTGGTAGGACTTTTTCTACTTGCCGTTTATGCCGGGACTTTCAACTATGGTGAGGTCTTCGACAGTGTGGCAGCCGGCATGATTCCAACCGGCATTCTGACAGCCGCTGCCATCTTTATATTCTGCGGCGCCGTCGGAAAATCGGCGCAGTTTCCTCTGCATGTCTGGTTGCCGGACGCCATGGAAGGACCCACGCCGGTCTCGGCGCTGATTCATGCCGCCACCATGGTCGCAGCCGGGGTCTACTTGGTGGCCCGTTCGATGAGTGTGTTTGTAGGTTCGGCGGAAGCGTCAATGGTAGTGGCCGTCATCGGATTGGTAACTTCATTTATGGCCGGGTCAATCGCCTTGGTACAAAACGATATCAAGCGAGTGCTCGCCTATTCAACCTGTAGCCAGTTGGGTTACATGATAATGGCGCTCGGTCTCTATGGTTACGACACCGCGGTGGGGGAACATTCACCGGGATTCTACGCCGGCACTTTCCACCTGATGACGCATGCATTCTTCAAGGGACTTTTGTTCTTAGGCGCCGGTTCGGTGATTCACGCCGTGCACACCAATGATATCCAGAAGATGGGTGGTCTCCTCGGCAAACTAAAGATCACCGGTCCGACGTTCATTATCGCATCGTTATCGATAGCCGGGATCTTCCCGCTTTCCGGGTTTTGGTCCAAAGATGAAATTGTGGCGGCCTCATCGCACCATCCCATCTTCTTCGTCTTCACGTTGTTGATTGCATTCATGACTGCATTCTACATGTTCCGACTTTGCTTCTTGACCTTCTACGGCGAGCCGCGCGATAAGGAACGTTTCGACAATGCGCACGAGTCGCCAAAGGTGATGACCTACCCGTTGGTCTTCCTGGCCTTCCTGTCAATCTTCGCCGGTTGGGTGGGTATACCCTGGATCAAGCATGGTTTCGCGTCGTTCGTGTCGCACGGTGAGGGATACCATCCGCATGCAAACTATCTTCTGATGGTTGTTTCGACCATCGTGGCGGCTTCGGGTATCGGGCTGGCCTACTTGGTCTACTACAAGAAATCAATCAGCGCAGACAGCCTGGCCGAGAGATTCAAACCGCTCCATACGTTGCTGTACAACAAGTACTACTTCGATGAACTGTACGAACTGATCCTTCTGCGACCGACAATGGCCTTTGGTCGTTTGATGTGGCGTTTTGACGCCGGTATAATCGACGGTCTGGTCAATGGCGCGGCTCGGTTTACTATCGTGTGGTCGGATATCAAAATGTGGTTCGATAAATGGATCGTTGACGGCGCTGTTAACGGGTCCGGATGGATTGTCCGTCAGGGAGCCGACATCCTGAGGTTTTTCCAGACCGGTCACGTCCAATTCTATACGTTCTTTGCGATGCTGCTGATCGTTCTGCTGGCATTTGTCAAGCTGGAAATGGGATCGCCGGACAGAGAGGGTGGGTTGCCTCTATTGTCAATCCTCTTGACGGTCGGTATCATTTTCCTCGCCGCCCTCTCAAGATCGATCGGACAGCAAGCATCGGCCGCCGAAACAAAAGAGAAAGAACCTGCCTGA
- a CDS encoding NADH-quinone oxidoreductase subunit M has protein sequence MEIPYLSSLIFVPIVGTVVVMLLPKENHKSIRWTATIISLIPMFLSFWLTWDYFVNFSGSAAMAYQEGPYSWIPSLNIQYFLGVDGISVPMLFLTGLLSTISLIASFGITNRVKEYFAFFLLLEAGMMGVFVALDFFLFYVFWEIMLVPMYFLIGVWGGPRKEYAAIKFFLYTLFGSIFMLISILILYFTSEPHTLNMMTLLETSPALSHTLQMVCFIFFFIAFAIKVPVWPFHTWLPDAHVEAPTAVSVILAGVLLKMGTYAMLRISWPMFPEALRTLSFWIALLGVIAIIYGALVSMAQKDLKKLVAYSSVSHMGYCMLALAAVSSVTAIAGCMFQMISHGLITGALFLLVGVIYDRAHTREIAAFGGLGAKLPIYSGIMVFFSMAALGLPGMSGFISEFMIFVGAFSALNKVLVGISVLGVVLGAAYMLRMVQNVFLGEFDLAKWGGLKEINIRELVTVVPLMLLTLFVGIYPKPLSLLMNATLENLITLMAR, from the coding sequence ATGGAAATCCCGTATCTGAGTTCATTGATATTCGTTCCCATTGTCGGGACGGTGGTGGTGATGCTGCTCCCAAAAGAAAACCACAAGAGCATTCGTTGGACGGCGACCATCATCAGCCTGATTCCCATGTTCCTCTCTTTTTGGCTCACTTGGGACTACTTCGTCAACTTTTCCGGTTCGGCGGCCATGGCCTACCAGGAGGGACCGTACAGCTGGATACCGAGCCTGAACATCCAGTACTTTCTGGGCGTCGACGGCATCTCGGTGCCGATGTTGTTCCTGACCGGACTGTTGAGCACGATTTCGTTGATTGCATCGTTCGGCATTACCAACCGCGTCAAAGAATACTTTGCCTTCTTCCTCCTTCTGGAAGCCGGCATGATGGGCGTGTTTGTAGCCCTTGACTTTTTTCTCTTCTATGTGTTCTGGGAGATCATGCTGGTGCCGATGTATTTCCTGATCGGCGTCTGGGGGGGACCACGCAAAGAGTACGCAGCGATCAAGTTCTTCTTGTATACGTTGTTTGGCTCCATCTTCATGTTGATATCGATTCTGATTCTGTACTTCACGTCGGAACCGCACACGCTCAACATGATGACCCTGCTGGAAACCAGCCCGGCGCTGTCGCACACTTTGCAGATGGTCTGCTTCATCTTCTTCTTCATAGCCTTCGCAATCAAGGTACCTGTATGGCCGTTCCACACCTGGCTACCTGATGCACACGTGGAGGCACCCACGGCAGTATCGGTAATCCTGGCCGGTGTCTTGTTGAAGATGGGAACTTATGCCATGCTGCGAATCAGTTGGCCGATGTTCCCCGAAGCGCTGCGCACGCTGTCGTTCTGGATAGCCCTGCTCGGCGTCATTGCGATAATCTACGGCGCCTTGGTGTCAATGGCGCAAAAGGACCTCAAAAAGCTGGTGGCCTATTCATCGGTGTCCCACATGGGTTATTGCATGCTCGCACTGGCTGCTGTTTCATCGGTGACGGCCATCGCCGGATGCATGTTTCAGATGATCTCGCACGGTTTGATCACCGGCGCATTATTCCTATTGGTCGGAGTCATCTATGACCGCGCCCACACCCGCGAAATAGCAGCCTTTGGCGGACTCGGCGCCAAACTTCCGATTTACTCCGGCATTATGGTGTTCTTCTCGATGGCTGCCCTCGGTTTGCCGGGCATGAGCGGGTTCATAAGTGAGTTCATGATTTTTGTCGGCGCTTTCTCGGCCTTGAACAAAGTGCTGGTCGGCATCTCGGTGTTGGGCGTAGTCCTGGGCGCCGCCTACATGCTGAGGATGGTGCAGAATGTATTCCTCGGTGAGTTTGATCTGGCCAAGTGGGGCGGCCTGAAAGAAATCAACATTCGCGAGTTGGTGACGGTGGTTCCGTTGATGTTGTTGACATTGTTCGTCGGCATCTATCCGAAGCCGCTGAGTCTATTGATGAACGCGACTCTGGAGAATCTGATAACTTTGATGGCGCGGTAA
- a CDS encoding DUF502 domain-containing protein, translating into MKLLDTVKAIVKRHFVSGVLVVVPLILTYLVLKVLFEVVDGLLEPALHRVVGWYYPGLGIVTTILLIILAGFFTRNLVGARLYRLGDSILVRMPLIRPIYSAAKQLLEAIALPTVDSFKEVALVEYPRRGAYALCFVAKRPVMEINGETSQYVTVFVPSTPTPVSGIVLVVPASEVMAVNMTVEEGVKFLVSGGVASPTTFQCRPQSSSNEKREVVK; encoded by the coding sequence ATGAAGTTGCTTGATACAGTAAAAGCCATCGTCAAACGCCACTTCGTAAGCGGCGTTCTGGTCGTGGTGCCGTTGATCCTGACATACCTGGTGCTGAAAGTTTTGTTCGAAGTAGTCGACGGTCTGCTGGAACCTGCTTTGCATCGTGTAGTCGGGTGGTACTACCCCGGACTGGGAATCGTGACCACTATCTTGCTGATTATCCTGGCCGGTTTTTTTACTCGCAACTTAGTCGGAGCTCGACTCTACCGTCTGGGGGATAGCATCCTGGTTCGCATGCCGCTCATTCGTCCCATTTACTCGGCGGCCAAACAACTGTTGGAAGCTATCGCCCTGCCGACTGTCGACTCGTTCAAAGAAGTGGCGCTGGTGGAGTACCCCCGCCGTGGCGCCTACGCGCTCTGTTTCGTGGCCAAACGCCCGGTAATGGAGATCAACGGGGAGACAAGCCAGTATGTCACCGTATTCGTACCGTCGACACCGACGCCCGTGTCCGGGATTGTACTTGTGGTGCCGGCGAGTGAGGTCATGGCGGTAAACATGACCGTGGAAGAGGGTGTCAAGTTCCTGGTTTCAGGAGGTGTGGCGTCACCGACCACATTTCAATGCCGACCGCAAAGTAGTTCGAACGAAAAAAGAGAGGTAGTTAAGTGA
- a CDS encoding STAS domain-containing protein, protein MEFTIGQKDETQVITASGKIMGEPDEASLVEAVNGLINQGHTNVVMDLSKVTWMNSRGIGMCISALVSLRNKGGDFRLAGACDVVSSIMEKCRIDRVFKCFDSVDEAIASFR, encoded by the coding sequence ATGGAGTTCACTATAGGTCAAAAGGACGAAACGCAAGTCATCACAGCATCGGGCAAGATCATGGGTGAACCGGATGAGGCCTCCTTGGTGGAGGCTGTTAATGGGTTGATAAACCAAGGTCACACCAATGTTGTGATGGACCTATCCAAGGTTACCTGGATGAACTCAAGGGGCATTGGCATGTGTATTTCAGCCTTGGTGTCGTTGCGCAACAAAGGAGGGGACTTCAGGCTGGCCGGAGCCTGTGATGTGGTCTCCTCGATAATGGAGAAGTGCCGGATAGACCGGGTCTTCAAATGTTTTGATTCAGTCGATGAGGCTATCGCGAGTTTTCGCTGA
- a CDS encoding sodium:calcium antiporter translates to MSHQPGKYTTSPGLYVMMATTLAATIPGFYLGMTDSEVGPIVGSLVFGFAIFGSAFCLAWAAEAAQIDISESLAVAILALLAVLPEYAVDFVFTWRSAHDPSQAPLAIANMTGANRLLVGLGWPVVLFLYVWAKRRKEIVMDSTQRVEIFYLAMATLYSFTIPLKGSLNLIDTVILVLMFAMYTRRAAQMETIEPEFVGPVKIIANMKTVPRRVMTVSLFAWGGAVIFFSAHQFADSLIYLGEELGVDKRLLIQWLAPLASEAPEFIVAATWALRGAANSAIKALISSKVNQWTLLVGTIPLVYAISGSAIKPFVLDSFQQHELLLTAAQSLFGVAVLVNLKFNRKEGLALLVLFLAQLVFSEIRLEMMAVYLALAIIYHIVQRRELLPAMRMGLGLKKR, encoded by the coding sequence ATGAGTCACCAACCAGGTAAGTACACAACTTCACCCGGACTCTATGTAATGATGGCGACGACGCTTGCCGCCACTATTCCCGGTTTCTACCTGGGCATGACGGATTCCGAGGTTGGCCCGATTGTCGGCAGCCTCGTGTTTGGTTTCGCTATCTTCGGGTCGGCATTCTGTCTGGCGTGGGCAGCGGAGGCGGCGCAGATTGACATCTCGGAGTCGTTGGCGGTTGCTATCCTCGCTCTCCTGGCAGTGCTGCCCGAGTACGCCGTTGATTTTGTATTTACCTGGAGGTCGGCCCATGATCCCTCGCAGGCGCCGTTAGCTATCGCAAACATGACCGGTGCCAATCGACTGCTGGTGGGTCTTGGCTGGCCGGTGGTGCTGTTTCTATATGTCTGGGCGAAACGTCGCAAAGAGATTGTCATGGATTCCACGCAACGGGTGGAGATATTCTACCTTGCCATGGCCACGCTGTATTCTTTCACGATTCCGCTGAAGGGCAGTCTTAACCTGATCGATACGGTTATCCTGGTGCTGATGTTTGCGATGTACACACGGCGGGCGGCCCAAATGGAAACCATCGAGCCGGAATTCGTGGGACCGGTAAAAATCATCGCTAACATGAAAACCGTTCCACGCAGAGTGATGACCGTGTCCCTTTTTGCTTGGGGGGGCGCGGTGATTTTCTTTTCCGCCCATCAGTTCGCAGACTCATTAATCTATCTGGGCGAGGAACTTGGCGTTGATAAGCGTCTTTTGATCCAGTGGCTGGCGCCATTGGCGTCCGAGGCGCCCGAATTCATAGTCGCCGCCACGTGGGCGCTACGCGGCGCCGCCAACTCCGCCATCAAAGCGTTGATCTCGTCGAAAGTGAATCAGTGGACACTTTTGGTGGGCACGATTCCGTTGGTCTACGCGATCAGTGGTAGTGCGATAAAACCTTTTGTTCTGGATAGTTTCCAGCAGCACGAATTGCTCTTGACCGCAGCGCAATCTCTGTTTGGTGTTGCTGTTCTAGTGAATCTGAAGTTCAATCGCAAGGAAGGTCTGGCGTTGCTGGTGCTCTTTTTGGCTCAGCTTGTCTTCTCGGAAATCCGTTTGGAAATGATGGCAGTTTATTTGGCCTTGGCGATCATATATCACATTGTGCAACGTCGAGAGCTTCTGCCGGCCATGCGCATGGGTCTTGGTCTCAAGAAGCGCTAA
- a CDS encoding CBS domain-containing protein — MNLANLIMERRISINLRAKTKDEAVIELLDLIKHEGVQLDFDSILKSIREREDIENTSYGHGFAFPHARTDAVNELYILIGVSKEGLVGKTADGIPSHVICLLLTPSTIAKLYLQMLSGLAAFGRVDGTLEKVLAVTRPVDLIKLISDAGLQVDKELMVKDVMRHKVACVTPDNTLKDVANEMFRFRLSALAVVDERNKLLGVIDDRDLIKAALPDYKSLISNLNYSMDVEPFEELLKQEDKIKVSQLYRSDFEVTTPDTRIVEVAAMMIFKDVRRVFVCQNENLVGVLLRKDIVSMVIRG; from the coding sequence GTGAATCTGGCCAACCTGATAATGGAACGGCGTATTTCGATAAACTTACGGGCAAAGACCAAGGATGAGGCGGTTATCGAACTGCTCGATTTGATCAAGCATGAAGGTGTGCAACTGGATTTCGATTCAATCCTCAAGTCGATCAGAGAACGTGAAGATATCGAAAATACATCCTATGGTCATGGCTTTGCTTTTCCTCATGCTCGCACCGATGCGGTTAACGAACTCTACATTCTGATAGGCGTTTCCAAAGAGGGCTTGGTGGGCAAGACCGCAGACGGGATACCTTCGCACGTCATCTGCCTGCTTCTGACCCCTTCAACTATTGCTAAGTTGTATCTGCAGATGCTGTCCGGGTTGGCTGCTTTCGGGCGAGTCGATGGTACTCTTGAGAAAGTACTGGCCGTGACAAGACCGGTCGACCTTATCAAGCTAATCAGCGACGCCGGTCTCCAGGTCGACAAAGAGCTGATGGTCAAGGACGTTATGCGTCATAAAGTCGCCTGCGTAACGCCGGACAACACGCTCAAAGACGTGGCCAATGAAATGTTCCGTTTTCGCCTCTCTGCGCTGGCCGTGGTCGACGAAAGAAACAAGCTACTGGGCGTCATCGATGATCGGGATTTGATCAAGGCGGCCCTGCCGGATTACAAGTCGCTCATCTCCAATCTTAACTACTCAATGGATGTCGAGCCGTTCGAGGAATTGCTCAAGCAGGAAGACAAAATCAAGGTGTCGCAACTCTACCGCTCCGACTTCGAGGTGACAACGCCCGATACCCGCATTGTGGAAGTGGCTGCCATGATGATCTTCAAGGATGTGCGCCGGGTGTTTGTTTGCCAGAACGAGAATCTGGTCGGCGTGCTGCTGCGCAAAGATATCGTGAGTATGGTAATAAGGGGATGA
- a CDS encoding NADH-quinone oxidoreductase subunit J yields MELLEPGIVFWILALVILVSGLLVVTLRNIFHCALCLILCLSAVAGIYILLGAEFLAAAQVLIYVGAVAILIVFTVMLTTDLGSSKTLQHNQNGTIAFVVCSLFAIGAPYLIKETGVWPPAKGDLIADNVGSIGKYLMTDFMLPFEVVSVLLLAALIGAIVLARKERS; encoded by the coding sequence ATGGAACTTCTTGAGCCCGGCATCGTCTTCTGGATTCTCGCCTTGGTGATCCTGGTCTCCGGCCTGCTTGTGGTGACCCTTAGAAATATCTTCCACTGCGCGCTCTGCCTGATTCTCTGTTTGTCGGCGGTTGCAGGAATCTATATTCTGTTGGGCGCAGAATTCCTGGCCGCAGCGCAGGTGTTGATCTATGTGGGAGCAGTGGCCATACTGATTGTGTTCACGGTCATGTTGACCACCGATCTGGGGTCGAGCAAAACACTCCAACACAACCAAAACGGCACCATCGCCTTTGTCGTATGCAGCCTCTTTGCCATCGGCGCCCCCTATCTCATCAAGGAGACGGGAGTGTGGCCGCCCGCCAAGGGAGACTTGATCGCCGACAACGTCGGTAGTATCGGCAAATATCTGATGACCGACTTCATGTTGCCGTTTGAAGTAGTGTCGGTGCTCTTGTTGGCTGCCTTGATCGGCGCCATTGTCCTGGCCAGGAAGGAGCGCTCCTGA